A stretch of the Bacillus sp. B-jedd genome encodes the following:
- a CDS encoding KGG domain-containing protein, with the protein MARNNNNNNGKMSREEAGRMGGEATSKKHDKDFYQEIGRKGGEATADSHDKDFYQEIGKKGGEATAESHDKDFYQEIGKKGGEATADSHGKEFYQEIGRKGGEATSENHDRGFYEEIGEKGGKARWDKDNNK; encoded by the coding sequence ATGGCTAGAAATAATAACAACAACAACGGAAAGATGTCTCGAGAAGAAGCAGGACGCATGGGTGGAGAAGCTACTAGCAAAAAACACGACAAGGATTTCTATCAGGAAATCGGCCGAAAAGGCGGCGAAGCAACAGCTGATTCCCATGACAAGGATTTCTACCAGGAAATCGGTAAAAAGGGTGGGGAAGCAACAGCTGAATCCCACGACAAGGATTTCTACCAGGAAATCGGTAAAAAGGGTGGAGAAGCGACAGCTGATTCACATGGCAAGGAATTCTACCAGGAAATTGGCCGTAAAGGCGGCGAAGCAACCAGTGAAAACCATGACCGCGGCTTCTATGAAGAAATTGGTGAAAAAGGCGGCAAGGCTCGCTGGGATAAGGATAACAACAAATAA
- a CDS encoding low molecular weight protein arginine phosphatase, whose translation MQRVLFVCTGNTCRSPMAEAILKSKNLPGVEVRSAGVFASSGTAASPQSIQVMDENKIGHAHQSRLLSKEDVEWATVILTMTLSHKKAILSQYPERASGKTYTLKEFAGDNGHLDVSDPFGGSVDIYRETFAELERLIDQAGRKLLELEN comes from the coding sequence ATGCAGCGCGTTCTGTTTGTTTGTACAGGTAACACTTGCAGAAGCCCAATGGCGGAGGCCATTTTGAAAAGCAAGAATCTTCCCGGTGTGGAAGTGAGATCAGCGGGAGTTTTTGCATCGAGCGGGACTGCGGCATCGCCCCAATCGATTCAGGTGATGGATGAAAACAAGATTGGCCATGCCCATCAATCAAGGCTTCTTTCAAAAGAAGATGTTGAATGGGCGACTGTCATCCTCACCATGACCCTTTCCCATAAGAAGGCGATCCTCAGCCAGTATCCTGAGAGAGCGAGTGGGAAAACATATACATTAAAGGAATTTGCCGGAGACAACGGTCATCTGGATGTCAGCGACCCTTTCGGAGGCAGTGTTGACATTTACAGGGAGACCTTTGCTGAGCTGGAAAGGCTGATTGACCAGGCTGGCAGAAAGCTGCTTGAGCTGGAAAACTGA
- a CDS encoding manganese efflux pump MntP — MSTLAGELATLLLMAFALGMDAFSVGLGMGMYRLRLRQIFKIGLTIGIFHVWMPLAGMIAGKFLSEQFGSFASLIGGLLLILLGLQMIWAGMRKEHESIITPIGFGLMFFALSVSLDSFSVGLTLGIYGARTLAAIICFGIAATILTWTGLLAGRKVQGWLGSYSESLGGIILLAFGLKLLLPL, encoded by the coding sequence ATGTCGACACTGGCGGGAGAATTGGCGACGCTGCTTTTGATGGCGTTCGCTCTTGGAATGGATGCATTTTCGGTTGGACTTGGGATGGGGATGTACAGGCTGAGGCTGAGGCAAATATTTAAAATTGGGCTGACAATCGGGATTTTCCATGTTTGGATGCCCCTCGCCGGGATGATTGCGGGAAAGTTCCTTTCGGAGCAGTTCGGTTCTTTCGCCTCGCTGATTGGCGGTCTGTTACTTATTTTGCTCGGACTCCAAATGATTTGGGCGGGAATGAGGAAAGAGCATGAAAGTATCATAACACCCATAGGGTTCGGGTTAATGTTCTTTGCCCTTAGTGTCAGCCTTGATAGCTTTTCGGTGGGGCTCACCTTGGGTATTTATGGGGCGCGGACGCTCGCGGCCATTATTTGCTTCGGGATTGCCGCGACGATTTTAACATGGACGGGACTGTTGGCCGGCAGAAAAGTCCAGGGCTGGCTAGGTTCCTATAGCGAATCGCTCGGAGGAATCATCCTCCTGGCTTTTGGACTGAAATTGCTTTTGCCATTATGA
- the spoIIR gene encoding stage II sporulation protein R, which translates to MKNKTLVWLYLVVLSIATIANLYAPQTKAAGNEEVVIPGEAIRLRILANSDREADQVIKRKVRDAVNKRITEWVAELTDLDEARTVIQSHLPEIEAEARKVIEESGTSQQAKAEFGKVKFPTKLYGQYLYPAGEYEAILITLGEGKGANWWCVLFPPLCFLDFSSGTAVRSQGFEDADQSAAGEEKEKSGETNDESGKKIEQKESGEPTKITDKEAGKDEDEIEEKVEKSRGQQENAAQKNELPRTKLTEEENSGNYYSEKVYVGQDEQPVKVKFFVVELWNKLME; encoded by the coding sequence ATGAAAAATAAAACATTGGTTTGGCTTTACCTTGTAGTGTTATCAATCGCGACAATCGCGAATCTATATGCGCCACAGACGAAAGCGGCGGGGAATGAGGAAGTCGTGATTCCCGGGGAAGCGATCCGCTTAAGGATTCTCGCAAATAGTGACCGGGAGGCGGACCAGGTAATAAAACGGAAAGTCCGCGATGCGGTTAATAAAAGGATCACCGAGTGGGTCGCAGAGCTGACTGACCTCGACGAAGCGAGAACAGTGATTCAAAGCCATTTGCCGGAAATTGAAGCGGAAGCAAGAAAAGTTATAGAGGAAAGCGGCACCTCGCAACAAGCGAAAGCAGAATTCGGCAAAGTGAAATTTCCGACAAAGCTTTATGGCCAATATCTATATCCTGCAGGGGAATATGAGGCCATTCTCATTACACTTGGCGAAGGGAAAGGAGCCAATTGGTGGTGCGTGTTGTTCCCGCCGCTCTGCTTTCTGGACTTCTCCAGCGGAACAGCTGTCAGGTCACAAGGGTTTGAAGATGCTGACCAAAGCGCAGCAGGTGAAGAAAAAGAAAAATCCGGAGAGACGAACGACGAATCGGGAAAGAAGATAGAACAAAAAGAATCTGGGGAACCAACCAAAATTACCGATAAAGAAGCCGGCAAGGACGAAGATGAGATAGAGGAGAAGGTCGAAAAGAGTAGGGGGCAACAAGAGAATGCAGCCCAAAAGAACGAACTTCCAAGGACAAAACTCACAGAAGAAGAAAATTCGGGAAATTATTATTCTGAGAAAGTTTATGTTGGGCAGGATGAACAACCTGTCAAAGTAAAGTTTTTTGTAGTGGAGTTATGGAATAAGCTAATGGAGTAA
- the prmC gene encoding peptide chain release factor N(5)-glutamine methyltransferase, with protein sequence MCKKVFEALNWASSFLKEAGREAFAGELLLRHSTGWDRTRLFSEIREDLPEGVWERFEEMVRQHADGKPVQYIIGQEEFYGRPFLVNEEVLIPRPETEELVAGALERIGKLFGKAEGLRLADIGTGSGAIAITMKLEKPELSVTATDIAEGSLALAKENASSLGADINFIRGDLLQPFIEAGSAFDIILSNPPYIPEGDKEWMSDVVTEHEPHRALFAGNDGLDFYRRFMNELPAVLKPKAIVGFEIGAGQGEAVALFCKNTFPSAVVEVVHDLNGKDRMVFVQLN encoded by the coding sequence ATGTGTAAAAAAGTGTTCGAAGCCCTCAACTGGGCTTCTTCTTTTTTAAAGGAAGCCGGACGGGAAGCATTCGCTGGCGAATTATTGCTGCGGCATAGCACGGGATGGGACCGCACCCGCTTGTTTTCGGAAATTCGCGAAGATCTTCCGGAAGGTGTGTGGGAGCGGTTTGAAGAAATGGTCAGGCAGCATGCGGATGGAAAGCCGGTGCAGTATATCATCGGCCAGGAAGAGTTTTATGGCCGGCCTTTTTTGGTAAATGAAGAGGTTCTTATCCCACGCCCGGAAACAGAGGAATTGGTGGCGGGAGCGCTTGAACGGATCGGGAAGTTGTTTGGAAAGGCGGAAGGGCTCCGTTTGGCGGATATCGGCACCGGAAGCGGGGCAATCGCTATTACGATGAAGCTTGAGAAACCGGAGTTGAGCGTAACCGCGACGGATATTGCAGAGGGATCTCTTGCTTTGGCGAAGGAGAACGCCAGCAGCCTTGGCGCGGATATAAACTTTATCCGCGGGGATCTTCTCCAGCCGTTTATTGAGGCGGGCTCCGCCTTTGATATTATCCTTTCAAATCCCCCGTACATACCAGAAGGGGATAAGGAATGGATGTCTGATGTGGTCACGGAGCATGAACCGCACAGGGCTCTTTTTGCGGGCAATGATGGTCTGGATTTTTACCGGCGGTTTATGAATGAGCTTCCCGCGGTCCTGAAACCGAAAGCAATCGTCGGTTTTGAAATAGGAGCCGGCCAGGGTGAGGCAGTCGCTTTATTTTGCAAAAACACCTTCCCGTCTGCAGTTGTTGAAGTGGTACATGATTTGAATGGCAAAGACAGGATGGTGTTTGTCCAACTGAATTAA
- a CDS encoding TIGR01440 family protein produces the protein MQQHIDKWETEFSEVLDKFIETAELKPGMLMVVGCSTSEVAGERIGTAGTTEVAEMLFRQLDRLRRRTGVALAFQCCEHLNRALVIGRKDAEERKLDEVSVIPVRNAGGAMASYAFEKMPEAVVVESLKADAGIDIGDTLIGMHLKPVAVPVRVGRRTVGHANVVLAKTRPKLIGGSRAVYERNPENLSCR, from the coding sequence ATGCAGCAGCACATTGACAAGTGGGAAACCGAGTTCAGCGAAGTTTTGGACAAGTTCATAGAAACGGCAGAACTGAAGCCGGGCATGCTGATGGTGGTTGGCTGCAGTACGAGTGAAGTGGCCGGTGAAAGAATCGGGACAGCGGGAACAACTGAAGTGGCCGAGATGCTCTTCCGCCAGTTGGACAGGCTGCGCAGAAGAACCGGTGTGGCATTGGCCTTTCAATGTTGTGAGCATTTGAACAGGGCTTTGGTCATCGGCAGGAAGGACGCGGAGGAAAGGAAGCTTGATGAGGTTTCGGTCATCCCTGTCCGGAATGCCGGCGGAGCGATGGCGTCGTATGCTTTTGAAAAAATGCCCGAAGCGGTTGTGGTTGAGTCTTTAAAAGCTGATGCGGGAATCGATATTGGTGATACGCTCATTGGGATGCATCTGAAGCCAGTAGCGGTTCCTGTCCGTGTTGGCCGCAGGACGGTCGGCCATGCGAATGTTGTGCTCGCCAAAACGAGGCCGAAGCTGATTGGCGGATCGCGGGCTGTGTATGAACGGAACCCAGAAAATCTTTCTTGCCGCTAA
- a CDS encoding general stress protein encodes MDHAVIGIYDCIHELERAIAFLKNEGCEAEDITLITKEDANTAAIENIPVIQVTDSEMLWEMILGYVTREEDNQRHLTALKDLILNDGKYVLVSEKEAGQDALPI; translated from the coding sequence ATGGATCATGCGGTGATCGGCATCTACGATTGTATTCACGAGCTGGAGCGCGCGATTGCATTCCTGAAAAATGAGGGCTGCGAGGCTGAGGATATAACCCTCATTACAAAAGAAGATGCCAATACAGCGGCAATTGAAAATATCCCGGTCATCCAGGTAACCGACAGTGAAATGCTCTGGGAAATGATCCTTGGATACGTAACCCGGGAAGAGGATAACCAGCGCCATTTGACCGCTTTGAAGGATTTAATTTTAAATGACGGAAAATATGTGCTCGTTTCTGAGAAGGAAGCAGGCCAGGATGCCTTGCCAATTTAA
- the glyA gene encoding serine hydroxymethyltransferase, with amino-acid sequence MKHLAKRDPQVFESIQQELQRQRTKIELIASENFVSEAVMEAQGSVLTNKYAEGYPHRRYYGGCEYVDVVEDLARDRAKEIFGAEHANVQPHSGAQANMAVYFTILEPGDTVLGMNLSHGGHLTHGSPVNFSGVQYNFVEYGVSEESHLINYDDVREKALKHKPKLIVAGASAYPREIDFKKFREIADEVGAYLMVDMAHIAGLVAGGLHQNPVPYADFVTSTTHKTLRGPRGGLILCREEFAKKIDKSVFPGIQGGPLMHVIAAKAVAFGEILNNGFKEYAQKVISNAKALAAALQEEGVTLVSGGTDNHLILVDLRSLGLTGKVGEKVLDEIGITVNKNTIPFDPESPFVTSGIRIGTAAVTTRGFGEEEMKEIASIMAFTLKNHEDEEKLKEAAGRVEALTGKFTLYPEY; translated from the coding sequence ATGAAGCACTTGGCAAAGCGGGACCCGCAGGTTTTTGAATCGATTCAGCAGGAATTGCAAAGACAACGGACGAAAATCGAATTGATTGCATCGGAGAATTTCGTCAGTGAAGCTGTCATGGAGGCGCAGGGATCTGTGCTGACAAACAAATATGCGGAAGGCTACCCGCACAGGCGCTATTACGGCGGCTGTGAATATGTCGATGTAGTCGAGGACCTGGCGCGCGACCGGGCAAAGGAAATCTTCGGCGCGGAGCATGCGAACGTGCAGCCGCATTCAGGGGCTCAGGCGAACATGGCTGTTTACTTTACCATCCTTGAGCCGGGAGATACGGTCCTTGGAATGAACCTGTCGCATGGCGGGCACTTGACGCACGGCAGCCCGGTTAACTTCAGCGGAGTCCAGTATAATTTCGTTGAATACGGTGTATCTGAGGAATCGCACCTGATTAACTATGATGATGTCCGCGAAAAGGCGCTAAAGCATAAGCCGAAACTGATTGTTGCAGGTGCCAGCGCATATCCCCGTGAAATTGACTTTAAGAAGTTTCGTGAAATCGCTGATGAGGTAGGAGCCTATTTGATGGTCGATATGGCCCATATTGCTGGCCTTGTCGCAGGGGGGCTTCACCAAAACCCGGTGCCTTACGCGGATTTTGTTACATCAACTACTCATAAAACATTGCGCGGCCCGCGCGGCGGCTTGATTCTTTGCCGTGAGGAGTTCGCGAAGAAAATAGACAAGTCTGTATTCCCTGGCATCCAAGGCGGACCTCTGATGCATGTAATCGCAGCAAAAGCGGTTGCCTTTGGGGAAATTTTGAACAACGGGTTTAAGGAATATGCCCAAAAGGTTATTTCAAACGCCAAGGCATTGGCGGCTGCCCTTCAAGAAGAAGGCGTTACCCTTGTTTCCGGCGGAACTGACAATCACCTGATCCTTGTCGACCTGCGCAGCCTTGGGCTGACAGGCAAGGTTGGCGAAAAGGTGCTGGATGAAATCGGGATTACCGTCAACAAAAACACCATTCCTTTCGACCCTGAAAGCCCGTTTGTGACGAGCGGCATCCGAATTGGGACAGCGGCTGTCACCACACGCGGATTTGGTGAGGAAGAAATGAAGGAAATCGCCTCTATTATGGCATTTACGTTAAAGAACCATGAGGATGAAGAGAAGCTGAAGGAAGCGGCAGGGCGAGTCGAGGCGCTTACCGGAAAATTCACCCTTTATCCGGAATATTGA
- the rpiB gene encoding ribose 5-phosphate isomerase B has translation MKVALASDHGGVNIRKEIAALMEELNIEYEDFGCECSTSVDYPDYALPVAEKVAAGEFDRGILICGTGIGMSISANKVKGIRCALVHDSFSAKATREHNDSNMLAMGERVIGPGLAREIAEIWLTTEFSGGRHSNRIGKITAYEDKHL, from the coding sequence ATGAAAGTCGCACTTGCATCCGACCACGGCGGGGTCAACATCCGCAAAGAAATAGCAGCCCTGATGGAAGAGTTAAATATTGAATACGAGGATTTCGGCTGTGAATGCTCTACTTCCGTCGATTATCCGGACTATGCTTTGCCTGTTGCCGAGAAAGTGGCGGCGGGGGAATTTGACAGAGGTATCCTCATTTGCGGAACTGGCATTGGAATGAGTATCAGTGCCAATAAAGTAAAGGGAATCCGCTGCGCGCTCGTCCACGACTCCTTCAGCGCAAAAGCGACTCGGGAGCACAATGATTCCAATATGCTCGCGATGGGAGAACGAGTCATTGGCCCGGGCCTTGCACGTGAGATTGCTGAAATCTGGCTGACAACTGAATTCTCCGGAGGGCGCCATTCTAACCGGATCGGAAAAATTACTGCCTACGAAGATAAACATCTTTAG
- a CDS encoding GNAT family N-acetyltransferase, which produces MELMMRKAEKSDFARVIVFLEKAGLGTAGITEESAGLFLLAEKDGDIQASIGIEQYGDSGLLRSLAISPGMTEQTLLAMLKQMIILANNTGMRALYLATNKRSAIPFFEMAGFSMIVRNQLPPEFFNSPHVLNILNVNDSIFLRFLT; this is translated from the coding sequence ATGGAGTTGATGATGAGAAAAGCGGAAAAGTCTGATTTTGCAAGGGTGATCGTTTTTCTTGAAAAAGCCGGTCTAGGAACAGCGGGGATAACGGAAGAATCGGCTGGCTTGTTCCTGTTGGCCGAAAAGGACGGCGACATTCAGGCGAGCATCGGCATTGAACAATATGGGGATTCGGGGCTCTTGCGGTCGCTTGCCATTTCACCTGGAATGACCGAACAAACACTCCTTGCCATGTTGAAGCAAATGATTATTCTTGCAAATAATACTGGCATGCGCGCTCTTTATTTGGCGACAAACAAGCGAAGCGCCATACCATTTTTTGAAATGGCGGGGTTTAGTATGATTGTAAGGAACCAACTGCCACCTGAATTTTTTAACTCTCCGCATGTTTTGAACATTTTGAATGTAAACGATTCAATCTTTTTAAGATTTTTAACTTAA
- a CDS encoding GNAT family N-acetyltransferase, with protein sequence MVVRKAIPEDGAKLAELIKHVEATSGFMMFGAGERKMTSGQGEEMVGRFAADETSALFVAEKADELIGYLIAVGGGAPRKRHCAYLVAGIAEFHRGTGVGTKLFESLEDWAPKAGIHRLELTVMAHNKAAIALYEKMGFSIEGTKHHSLKIDGRYVDEYYMFKLI encoded by the coding sequence ATGGTAGTGCGAAAGGCGATACCGGAGGACGGTGCAAAGCTTGCGGAACTGATCAAGCATGTGGAAGCGACTTCGGGCTTTATGATGTTTGGCGCCGGGGAAAGGAAAATGACTTCCGGGCAAGGGGAAGAAATGGTCGGGCGGTTTGCCGCTGACGAAACTTCCGCCCTTTTTGTCGCGGAAAAGGCTGATGAGCTGATAGGCTACCTGATTGCAGTTGGAGGAGGTGCGCCTCGAAAAAGGCACTGTGCCTATCTTGTTGCGGGAATAGCGGAATTCCACAGAGGGACGGGAGTCGGAACGAAGCTTTTTGAAAGCCTTGAAGACTGGGCGCCTAAAGCCGGCATCCACCGGCTGGAACTCACGGTCATGGCGCATAATAAAGCCGCGATTGCGCTTTATGAAAAAATGGGCTTTAGCATTGAAGGAACGAAGCACCATTCATTGAAAATAGATGGGCGTTATGTAGACGAATACTATATGTTTAAATTAATTTAA
- a CDS encoding L-threonylcarbamoyladenylate synthase yields the protein METIVWKVDNIVEKLKNNPQIKQAADLLAQNEVVAFPTETVYGLGGNAGNDKAVEKIFSAKGRPSDNPLIIHIAGRKQMDSFIETVPAVAIRLMDAFWPGPLTLILQKKEQALSEKATAGLSTVGVRMPDHPVALALLKECGLPIAAPSANSSGKPSPTSAVHVAADLNGKIAGIVDGGPTGVGVESTVLDCTSPIPVILRPGGITREQLEEVIGRVEVDPALAGADAKPKAPGMKYRHYAPEAPLYLVAGGVGDMKRLADIYRGEGKRVGILATEESAPLYEADLVLACGKRERLDTVAASLYDTLRQFNEGQLDLILSEMFPEEGVGHAIMNRLRKAAGNKIIEG from the coding sequence ATAGAAACGATTGTCTGGAAAGTGGATAACATTGTGGAAAAGTTAAAAAATAATCCACAGATTAAACAGGCAGCAGATTTGCTGGCTCAAAATGAAGTAGTGGCTTTTCCAACTGAAACTGTATATGGCCTTGGCGGGAATGCGGGGAACGACAAAGCGGTTGAAAAAATATTCAGCGCGAAAGGCAGGCCTTCCGATAACCCTCTGATTATTCATATTGCGGGCAGGAAACAGATGGACAGCTTCATTGAAACGGTTCCTGCAGTGGCAATCCGTTTAATGGACGCCTTCTGGCCTGGACCTTTAACACTTATATTGCAAAAAAAAGAACAGGCTCTTTCGGAAAAAGCGACAGCCGGGCTCAGTACCGTAGGCGTGAGAATGCCGGACCATCCCGTCGCACTCGCGCTTCTGAAGGAATGCGGCCTTCCAATTGCTGCGCCTAGCGCAAATAGTTCCGGTAAACCATCCCCGACTTCTGCCGTGCATGTAGCTGCAGACTTGAATGGGAAAATTGCCGGAATCGTTGATGGCGGTCCGACTGGGGTCGGTGTTGAATCAACCGTCCTCGACTGTACAAGTCCGATTCCGGTTATTCTAAGGCCGGGCGGAATTACAAGGGAACAGCTTGAAGAGGTCATTGGAAGGGTGGAGGTCGACCCTGCCTTAGCTGGTGCGGATGCCAAGCCGAAAGCCCCTGGTATGAAGTATAGGCATTATGCCCCCGAAGCTCCTCTTTATTTGGTTGCTGGCGGAGTTGGCGATATGAAAAGGCTCGCGGACATATACCGCGGTGAAGGAAAACGGGTCGGAATCCTGGCGACCGAAGAATCTGCTCCGCTATATGAGGCTGATTTGGTGCTCGCTTGTGGAAAAAGGGAGAGGCTTGATACAGTGGCTGCTTCCCTTTACGATACGCTGCGGCAGTTTAATGAAGGACAACTAGATTTGATCCTCAGCGAAATGTTTCCTGAGGAAGGCGTTGGCCATGCCATCATGAATAGGCTGAGGAAAGCGGCGGGCAATAAGATTATCGAAGGGTGA